From a single Labrenzia sp. PHM005 genomic region:
- a CDS encoding TonB-dependent receptor, which yields MLKYSGLVTAALLAAVQGAAAQDLTLEDETVLSSDDATLLDVITVTSATRTETPIDEATVSVSVVTEDQVERQANVNSNIGQILSKTVPGFGQSTENLTEYGQTLRGRNFLTLIDGVPQTNNLNNNYRALNNISPSAIGQIEVVRGATAAYGFGAPGGLVNIITKTPEDGEFNANLSLGFKASPSNFGESLSYITEAGASRAKNGFFYLANGSWEDSGVSFAADGARRPPDSFGTQGGTDNIGAFNFLGKLGYEHENHRVLFSANKYRYWQDSNWAGIVSGGSRANNTSATPSRGNLNTRTPGTDNLTLNANYTNDDILSGSLDLQAYYNDNTTTFTRTEFFGFQYDQYETESQKLGGRATFDTPMPIDQVPVDLVWGLDVLNDKTKTNPIDGPVDTPEYDLVGLAPFAQLRAELFDDRAKLTAGVRYEHLSVDINDYVNEIGTSVTGGTLTFREPLFNISGSVDLNDTFTVFGGFSQGFQLGDLGRYLYNSDFTNVSQLSDDGQKTDSYEVGLRAVGNAWDASITGFYNKSNNGVTYDANLDIVLSPEQIWGVEIAANYDVTDQIAVGGTLTWLEGEYDTTGDGKYDSDLGSDRIAPLKLTGYVEYSPRDWANFRLQGLYSGHRDPDSTQFTGIETIDSYFVMDAFADFQVNDTSKLSLGVENMLNADYVPVLQQAYSVQSYGYDDYYYVKAPGVTFSAKYSVKF from the coding sequence ATGTTGAAATATTCTGGCTTGGTCACAGCCGCACTCCTGGCAGCTGTGCAGGGTGCTGCTGCGCAGGACCTAACACTTGAAGATGAAACCGTCCTCAGCAGCGACGATGCAACGCTTCTGGACGTGATAACCGTTACTTCCGCAACCCGGACAGAAACGCCGATTGATGAAGCAACCGTCTCGGTCTCGGTCGTTACCGAAGACCAGGTCGAGCGCCAGGCCAACGTCAATTCCAACATCGGTCAGATCCTGTCGAAGACCGTTCCTGGCTTCGGGCAATCGACCGAAAACTTGACCGAATATGGTCAGACGCTGCGCGGCCGGAACTTCTTGACCCTGATCGACGGGGTGCCGCAGACTAACAATTTGAACAACAACTACCGCGCGCTGAACAACATCAGCCCGTCTGCCATCGGGCAGATCGAAGTAGTCCGTGGCGCAACGGCGGCGTATGGCTTCGGCGCGCCGGGTGGTCTCGTCAACATCATCACCAAAACGCCGGAAGACGGAGAGTTCAACGCCAACCTCAGCCTCGGCTTCAAGGCATCTCCGTCTAATTTTGGTGAATCGCTCTCCTACATCACAGAAGCTGGGGCATCCAGGGCCAAGAACGGCTTCTTCTATCTTGCCAACGGCAGCTGGGAAGACAGTGGCGTCTCCTTTGCCGCAGATGGCGCACGCCGCCCTCCGGATTCCTTCGGCACCCAGGGCGGGACAGATAATATCGGCGCGTTCAACTTCCTCGGTAAATTGGGATACGAGCACGAGAACCACCGGGTTCTCTTCAGTGCGAACAAGTACCGCTACTGGCAGGACAGCAATTGGGCCGGCATCGTTTCCGGCGGCAGCCGCGCAAACAACACCAGTGCGACCCCATCCCGCGGTAACTTGAACACCCGCACACCAGGAACTGACAATCTGACGCTCAACGCCAACTACACCAATGATGACATCTTGAGTGGTTCGCTGGATCTTCAGGCCTACTACAACGACAACACAACCACCTTCACCCGGACAGAATTCTTCGGCTTCCAATACGATCAGTATGAGACCGAATCCCAGAAACTCGGTGGACGGGCAACGTTCGACACGCCAATGCCCATCGACCAAGTGCCAGTCGATCTCGTCTGGGGTCTCGATGTCTTGAACGACAAGACCAAAACCAACCCGATTGACGGCCCGGTCGACACCCCGGAGTATGATCTCGTTGGTTTGGCTCCATTTGCCCAGCTGCGTGCTGAGCTGTTTGATGACCGGGCCAAACTGACCGCAGGTGTGCGCTACGAACATCTCTCCGTCGACATCAACGATTATGTCAATGAGATCGGCACGTCGGTTACCGGTGGCACGCTGACATTCCGGGAACCGCTGTTCAACATCTCCGGGTCCGTTGACCTCAACGATACTTTCACCGTGTTCGGCGGTTTTTCTCAAGGCTTCCAGCTGGGTGACCTCGGACGGTACCTCTACAATTCCGATTTCACCAATGTGTCGCAGCTATCCGACGATGGACAGAAAACCGACAGCTATGAAGTCGGCCTGCGTGCTGTCGGCAACGCCTGGGATGCGTCGATCACCGGCTTCTATAATAAGTCCAACAATGGCGTGACCTACGACGCCAACCTAGACATTGTTCTGTCACCGGAGCAGATCTGGGGTGTCGAGATTGCAGCCAATTATGATGTTACCGATCAGATCGCTGTCGGCGGTACGCTGACCTGGCTTGAGGGTGAATACGATACGACCGGAGACGGCAAATACGATTCCGATCTCGGGTCAGACCGGATCGCGCCGCTGAAATTGACCGGCTATGTCGAGTATTCACCGCGTGACTGGGCGAACTTCCGCCTGCAGGGCCTTTACTCTGGCCACCGCGACCCGGACAGCACGCAGTTCACCGGCATCGAAACCATCGACTCTTATTTCGTGATGGATGCGTTTGCCGACTTCCAGGTCAACGACACATCCAAACTTTCGTTGGGTGTCGAGAACATGCTCAACGCGGACTATGTCCCCGTCTTGCAGCAGGCCTATTCAGTCCAGTCCTACGGCTATGATGACTATTATTACGTCAAAGCACCGGGAGTGACCTTCTCAGCCAAATACTCTGTGAAGTTCTAA
- a CDS encoding ABC transporter ATP-binding protein, with translation MSAIAEQQKSSSSPLFSCVDVSVNVDGKELLKTAHLEFAASKITGLIGHNGSGKSTLLKVLAGQMAASGQVQFQGQDLHKWGRRTLARSIAYLPQDPPATRGLLVRELVALGRYPWHGAFGRFSAKDADKTLEAMELTDIAPLADRLVDTLSGGERQRAWIAMMVAQDAECLLLDEPISALDIAHQIEILNLLKDLSHDRGIAVIVVLHDINMAARYCDRLIALKNGRCSAEGPTDKLLTAPTLKDIFGVPMTVAPHPGGQGVLAYAD, from the coding sequence ATGTCCGCCATCGCTGAGCAGCAGAAATCAAGTTCCAGCCCGCTTTTTTCCTGTGTCGACGTGTCTGTAAACGTGGACGGCAAAGAGCTTCTAAAAACGGCTCATCTTGAATTTGCTGCTTCAAAAATCACCGGCCTCATCGGACACAATGGATCTGGCAAGTCCACATTGTTGAAAGTCCTGGCCGGTCAGATGGCGGCATCTGGCCAAGTTCAATTTCAGGGTCAGGACCTTCACAAATGGGGCCGGCGGACCCTTGCCAGGTCCATTGCTTATCTACCGCAAGACCCTCCTGCAACCCGCGGCCTTCTGGTGCGCGAACTGGTGGCGCTCGGACGCTATCCCTGGCATGGCGCCTTCGGCCGGTTCAGCGCCAAGGATGCAGACAAAACCCTTGAAGCCATGGAGCTGACAGATATTGCGCCGCTTGCGGACCGCCTTGTCGATACGCTGTCTGGCGGGGAGCGCCAGCGCGCCTGGATCGCGATGATGGTGGCGCAAGATGCTGAGTGTCTTCTGCTGGACGAACCGATTTCAGCGCTCGATATCGCCCATCAGATCGAAATTCTGAATTTACTGAAGGACCTAAGCCACGACCGGGGCATCGCAGTCATCGTGGTCTTGCATGACATCAACATGGCCGCGCGTTATTGCGACCGGTTGATTGCCCTGAAAAATGGCCGATGCTCAGCTGAAGGGCCGACGGACAAACTACTGACGGCCCCAACACTCAAAGACATCTTTGGCGTCCCAATGACGGTCGCCCCCCATCCGGGCGGTCAGGGAGTATTGGCCTATGCCGATTGA
- a CDS encoding ABC transporter substrate-binding protein, with protein MPIDRRSFLIGVSALSVASFPVFASSASRIVSLDYAAAETLISLGLPPVGVQSADHWNRWVVEPELPGSVANVGQDLAVNLEVIAALKPDLIITTPYTDMLRGRLEPIAPIHMVAVYNQTGTPLKNAYVETENLGRLAGLQGDADAFLTSADAEFEGLKVRLATKKRPPVALVNFMDRRHVRIYGASSLYQNVLDRIGLENAWTRPTNYWGFATVGLEELARFAPQDMHLIAFEPIVDEIKPTLASSPIWRTMPVVQNGNYQVFPAVLTFGMVPSALRFARLITDYLEGLPS; from the coding sequence ATGCCGATTGACCGGCGGTCCTTTCTGATCGGTGTAAGCGCGCTTTCTGTCGCTTCGTTCCCGGTATTTGCGTCAAGCGCGTCGCGGATTGTCTCGCTGGATTATGCGGCTGCCGAAACGCTGATTTCCCTCGGTCTCCCCCCGGTCGGCGTTCAATCCGCGGACCACTGGAACCGGTGGGTTGTGGAACCAGAGCTTCCCGGTTCAGTCGCCAATGTCGGTCAAGATCTTGCCGTCAATCTGGAGGTGATCGCGGCGCTCAAGCCTGACTTGATCATCACAACACCCTATACGGATATGTTGCGCGGACGCCTGGAACCAATCGCGCCAATTCACATGGTTGCAGTCTACAATCAGACCGGCACACCGCTCAAAAACGCATATGTCGAAACTGAGAACCTTGGCCGCTTGGCCGGCCTTCAAGGCGACGCGGACGCTTTTCTAACATCGGCCGATGCCGAATTTGAGGGCCTGAAAGTCCGGCTTGCAACGAAAAAACGTCCACCTGTTGCGCTGGTCAATTTCATGGATCGACGCCATGTCCGGATCTATGGCGCTAGCAGTCTTTATCAGAACGTCCTGGACCGGATCGGTCTTGAAAATGCCTGGACCCGTCCAACCAACTACTGGGGTTTTGCAACGGTCGGGCTGGAAGAGCTCGCCCGCTTCGCCCCTCAAGACATGCATCTGATCGCCTTTGAGCCGATCGTCGACGAAATCAAGCCGACGCTGGCATCAAGCCCGATCTGGCGGACGATGCCGGTGGTCCAAAACGGCAACTATCAGGTTTTCCCCGCGGTTCTGACCTTTGGCATGGTGCCGTCCGCCTTGCGCTTTGCCCGATTGATCACGGACTACTTGGAAGGGCTCCCGTCATGA
- the fhuB gene encoding Fe(3+)-hydroxamate ABC transporter permease FhuB, whose translation MTAALSNRAPVLSITLIVGATLVGWPHVATVLLSLMETPAGYDVERMIALYSTLPRMVTALLCGAALSLSGALLQIALRNPLASPTTLGVSAGAHLALVLAGLFAPALIAFSRDIVALIGSLIAAGLVFSLVSRRDISPVTLVLGGLVVSLYCGAAATLLVLLNDRYLASLFIWGAGSLSQQDWSIPIGLFWKLAIPICAAGLLVRPLTLLSAGDEAAQSLGASPARMRMITVLIAVALAAIVTSSVGVIGFIGLAAPVIARMSGARTVLSQIVWSTLIGAFLLFLTDNAIQLLAGSLADFVPTGAATALFGSPLLLLLLRKTKSLQTPSSSPAAVKRVSIPFPVTLLGCSLIPAILVIASLLFGRDTSGEWEFIYSNATADLLLELRAPRVFSAAAAGSLLAAAGVILQRLSRNDMASPEVLGISSGAMLGLAFGLFFLASPHTGPMIFCAAIGAFAIMGLILLLNRKSGFQAERMVLAGIAFTALLDALVGALAATGDLRSLQLLRWMSGTTYGATYDSATVLFGLAIALPGLALLLVRWIGVLELGPGAAGSLGLPVSRARGLLFCLAGLMTAAATLAVGPLSFIGLMTPHIARHLGFVRPADQLLVAASAGACLMVTADWIGRHGYFPYDMPSGLISALVGTPFLMALLGRHSPR comes from the coding sequence ATGACTGCTGCCCTTTCCAACCGTGCACCGGTTCTCTCAATCACGCTGATTGTTGGCGCAACTCTTGTGGGCTGGCCGCATGTTGCGACTGTCCTTCTCAGTCTGATGGAGACGCCCGCCGGATATGATGTGGAGCGCATGATCGCCCTTTACTCGACACTGCCCCGCATGGTGACAGCGTTGCTGTGTGGCGCGGCGCTGTCTCTTTCCGGCGCGTTGCTTCAGATCGCCCTCAGAAACCCGCTGGCCTCACCCACCACGCTTGGCGTTTCAGCCGGTGCGCATTTGGCACTGGTCCTGGCGGGCCTGTTCGCCCCCGCACTTATTGCCTTCAGCCGCGATATCGTTGCCTTGATAGGCAGCTTGATAGCCGCGGGCCTCGTTTTCAGCCTTGTATCCCGCCGCGATATTTCTCCCGTAACACTGGTGCTCGGCGGCCTGGTGGTCAGCCTCTATTGCGGTGCGGCAGCAACGCTGCTGGTTCTGCTCAACGACCGATATCTTGCTAGTCTTTTCATTTGGGGGGCAGGATCGCTCTCCCAGCAGGATTGGTCTATCCCGATCGGACTTTTCTGGAAACTGGCCATACCAATTTGCGCCGCCGGGTTGCTTGTTCGTCCGCTGACGCTTTTAAGCGCTGGAGATGAAGCCGCCCAGTCACTCGGCGCCTCCCCTGCACGAATGCGCATGATCACCGTGCTCATCGCCGTTGCACTGGCAGCCATAGTCACCAGCTCGGTCGGAGTGATCGGCTTTATTGGATTGGCCGCACCCGTGATCGCGCGGATGAGCGGGGCCCGCACGGTTCTCAGCCAGATTGTTTGGTCGACGCTCATCGGTGCTTTTCTTTTGTTCCTGACGGACAACGCGATTCAGCTTCTTGCCGGATCGCTGGCCGATTTTGTTCCGACCGGTGCCGCAACGGCTCTTTTCGGCAGCCCGCTGCTTCTGCTGCTGTTGCGCAAAACCAAGTCACTACAAACTCCGAGTTCAAGCCCGGCTGCCGTCAAGCGAGTCTCTATTCCGTTTCCGGTGACGCTGTTGGGTTGCTCGCTCATTCCAGCCATTCTTGTGATCGCCAGCCTTCTCTTTGGCCGCGATACCTCTGGCGAATGGGAGTTCATTTATTCCAACGCCACAGCGGACCTTCTTTTGGAACTCCGGGCACCCCGTGTCTTCAGCGCAGCGGCGGCAGGCAGCTTGCTTGCGGCCGCAGGTGTTATCTTGCAAAGACTGTCGCGCAATGACATGGCAAGCCCGGAAGTTCTCGGCATCAGTTCCGGCGCTATGCTCGGACTGGCTTTTGGCCTGTTTTTCTTGGCCAGCCCGCATACCGGGCCAATGATCTTTTGCGCGGCCATCGGCGCATTTGCGATCATGGGCTTGATCCTTCTGCTCAACCGCAAAAGTGGCTTTCAGGCGGAACGCATGGTTCTCGCCGGGATCGCGTTCACCGCATTGCTCGACGCTTTGGTTGGCGCTCTGGCCGCGACGGGGGATCTACGTTCGCTTCAATTGCTGCGCTGGATGAGCGGCACCACCTACGGCGCTACTTATGACAGCGCAACAGTTCTCTTCGGCCTGGCCATTGCCTTGCCCGGCTTAGCGCTCTTATTGGTGCGCTGGATTGGTGTTCTGGAACTTGGGCCAGGGGCGGCCGGATCGCTCGGCCTACCCGTTTCCCGCGCCCGCGGGTTGCTGTTTTGCCTTGCCGGATTGATGACGGCGGCTGCAACGCTTGCTGTCGGTCCCTTGAGTTTTATTGGCCTGATGACACCGCATATCGCCCGGCATCTTGGGTTTGTCCGGCCAGCAGATCAGCTTCTTGTAGCCGCATCAGCTGGAGCCTGCCTGATGGTGACAGCCGATTGGATCGGCCGCCACGGATATTTTCCTTACGACATGCCCTCCGGCCTCATCTCGGCACTTGTCGGAACCCCCTTCCTGATGGCACTTCTCGGTCGGCACTCACCCAGGTAA
- a CDS encoding siderophore-interacting protein, with amino-acid sequence MTCKSSAYVTLNQAEGVFARLLDHAREHDVVLEQTGPKDFKIVVGSGFIAIGTDGLGLILNVSAESVSILYFLKEAAALHLAEYNAEVAEALHWEDESTRPLNLKAPPSFHELSVVSVSEPMDGLIRLRLSGTDDLSGLAGPGIHVKLMLPINPERTPVWPQASRNGLTKWPKGADELHVRYYTIKFIDLTAGVLDIDIVRHDGGLIADWAVAAKPGAKIGLLGPGGGETPDKAKRVLLCGDKTALPALARMLEELPDNVAGDVVAEAADLDCLTHYLPSTHLTLHVLPEDRFRSDVEQYSESLTVNKKPDFAWFAGEHQNAQSMRRFFKSDLGLSKGQQYAITYWRDGGPLEAN; translated from the coding sequence ATGACCTGCAAATCGTCTGCGTATGTGACTTTGAACCAAGCTGAAGGTGTCTTCGCGCGTCTCCTCGATCATGCGCGCGAACATGACGTCGTGCTGGAGCAAACCGGACCAAAAGATTTCAAGATTGTTGTCGGCAGTGGCTTTATTGCGATCGGCACCGATGGCCTTGGACTCATTCTAAATGTTTCGGCGGAATCGGTCAGCATCCTGTATTTCTTGAAGGAAGCGGCCGCCCTGCATCTGGCAGAATATAATGCCGAAGTGGCCGAGGCTCTTCACTGGGAAGATGAGAGTACGCGACCACTCAACCTGAAAGCTCCCCCCAGTTTTCACGAACTGTCCGTTGTTTCCGTTAGCGAACCAATGGACGGTTTGATCCGCCTGCGCTTGTCCGGAACCGACGACCTTTCCGGTCTTGCAGGACCCGGCATTCATGTCAAATTGATGCTGCCAATCAATCCAGAGCGGACACCAGTTTGGCCTCAAGCCTCTAGAAATGGCCTGACAAAATGGCCAAAGGGCGCGGACGAATTACATGTCCGCTATTACACAATAAAATTCATCGATCTAACAGCCGGAGTGCTCGATATCGACATCGTCCGCCATGACGGCGGATTGATCGCAGACTGGGCCGTTGCCGCAAAACCAGGCGCGAAAATCGGACTGCTTGGTCCCGGCGGAGGCGAAACACCGGACAAGGCAAAGCGCGTCCTTCTGTGCGGTGACAAGACCGCGCTGCCCGCTTTGGCTCGCATGCTGGAAGAACTGCCGGACAATGTCGCTGGAGATGTGGTTGCAGAAGCTGCTGACCTAGATTGTTTGACGCATTATCTCCCGTCCACCCACCTAACGTTACACGTTCTCCCGGAAGACCGGTTTCGGAGCGATGTTGAACAGTATTCTGAAAGCCTGACGGTGAACAAGAAACCGGACTTCGCCTGGTTCGCAGGAGAACATCAAAACGCGCAAAGTATGCGGAGATTTTTCAAATCTGATCTTGGCCTTTCCAAGGGCCAGCAATACGCAATTACCTATTGGCGCGACGGCGGGCCGTTGGAAGCCAATTAA
- a CDS encoding TetR/AcrR family transcriptional regulator, with the protein MPATTAKSVSARKSAQQERSKAKIQLILDTTLAMLNEGPADKITTNEIAKRAGISIGSLYQYFPKKEAIFYSLFSEWLQETLDRLDDVGARFSGSENLDDLSDAVFECLSRDDSINSKGHWQLLRAMGSTEELAALEAEHQREVFQRIVGFQEKFGRSIPPEKAEVLATLQHHVTVGCLATAAQIGDHPERAAALDWGRKAMRFIYDIEKLNA; encoded by the coding sequence GTGCCAGCCACGACGGCGAAATCCGTTTCTGCGCGAAAGTCCGCTCAGCAGGAACGCTCAAAGGCGAAAATCCAACTGATCCTCGACACCACGCTTGCCATGCTCAACGAGGGGCCCGCGGACAAGATAACAACTAACGAGATCGCCAAACGGGCCGGCATCAGCATTGGCTCGCTTTATCAATATTTTCCGAAAAAAGAGGCAATTTTCTACAGCCTGTTCAGTGAATGGCTGCAGGAGACGCTTGATCGGCTTGATGATGTCGGAGCGCGTTTCAGCGGGTCTGAAAATCTTGATGATCTGTCAGATGCCGTCTTTGAGTGCCTGTCCCGCGACGACAGCATCAACTCAAAAGGCCACTGGCAGCTCCTCAGGGCCATGGGCAGTACCGAAGAACTTGCCGCTTTGGAAGCAGAACATCAAAGAGAAGTCTTCCAGCGTATCGTAGGATTTCAAGAAAAGTTTGGCCGGTCCATTCCTCCCGAAAAGGCCGAAGTCCTGGCAACTCTGCAGCACCATGTGACCGTCGGATGCCTGGCCACTGCCGCCCAAATCGGCGACCACCCGGAACGCGCGGCCGCCCTCGACTGGGGCCGCAAAGCGATGCGGTTCATCTACGACATTGAGAAATTGAACGCCTGA
- a CDS encoding SDR family oxidoreductase produces the protein MSKRVLITAGASGIGRAMAEKFAADGDQVWVVDVDEAALQACPENWQKACLDVTDEDAVSALFAGIEAAWGGLDTLCANAGIAGPTAKVENIALDDWRRCLSVNLDGPFLFAKYAAQLMKAAGSGAIIVTSSTAGIFGYPNRAPYAAAKWGVIGFMKTLAMELGPFGIRANAICPGGVEGPRMEGVMMREAAEKGTTRDAIYEGYTSGVSMKSFVWPEDIAEMAAFLASDGARLVSGQVIAVDGHTENPDPKVP, from the coding sequence ATGAGCAAACGGGTTCTGATCACGGCTGGTGCCTCCGGTATCGGCCGGGCGATGGCTGAAAAATTCGCAGCAGATGGGGATCAGGTCTGGGTCGTTGATGTCGATGAGGCTGCGCTCCAGGCCTGTCCAGAGAACTGGCAAAAAGCCTGTCTCGATGTCACTGATGAAGATGCCGTGAGCGCGCTCTTTGCTGGGATCGAGGCCGCATGGGGCGGGCTCGACACGCTGTGCGCCAATGCCGGCATCGCGGGTCCAACTGCAAAGGTCGAAAACATCGCACTGGATGACTGGCGACGTTGCCTGTCCGTGAACCTCGATGGCCCGTTCCTGTTTGCCAAATATGCTGCGCAGTTGATGAAGGCTGCCGGCTCCGGCGCGATTATCGTGACGTCTTCAACTGCCGGGATCTTCGGCTATCCGAACCGCGCGCCTTATGCGGCCGCCAAATGGGGCGTGATAGGGTTCATGAAAACCCTGGCGATGGAACTGGGGCCGTTCGGGATCCGCGCCAACGCCATCTGTCCGGGCGGAGTCGAAGGGCCGCGCATGGAAGGGGTCATGATGCGCGAAGCAGCCGAAAAGGGTACGACCCGCGACGCGATCTATGAAGGCTACACCTCCGGCGTGTCGATGAAGTCTTTCGTGTGGCCCGAGGACATTGCCGAAATGGCAGCGTTTCTGGCTTCAGACGGGGCCCGGCTGGTTTCGGGGCAGGTGATCGCCGTGGACGGTCATACGGAAAACCCGGATCCGAAGGTTCCGTAA
- a CDS encoding NADPH:quinone reductase: MKAAYYETNGPAGEVFIVGELVDPKPAHGEVLVEVATSAVNPSDAKSRAGVRGPMAFDRVIPHSDGAGRIVAVGDSVNEERIGERVWLWNAGWKRAHGSNGTLIALHEEQAVYLPEEASFEDGACLGIPALTAHRCLFADGAIDGQDILVTGGAGTVGSYAIQMAKLRGARVFTTVSSEEKAAHARQMGADVVLNYRSEDVAENILEATSGKGVERIVEVEFGGNLATSRKVLAQNGTIAAYGSMADPEPKLPFYPMMFDGQTLRMVLVYILPEAARTAGVVDITGWLTNNDLQHPVARTFSLDQTAEAHAFVEAGTKIGTTVIKVADI; the protein is encoded by the coding sequence ATGAAAGCCGCCTATTACGAAACCAATGGTCCGGCCGGCGAAGTCTTTATCGTTGGCGAGCTGGTCGATCCAAAACCGGCACACGGCGAGGTACTCGTCGAGGTTGCCACCTCTGCGGTCAATCCATCGGATGCCAAATCCCGTGCTGGGGTCCGTGGCCCGATGGCTTTCGATCGGGTTATTCCTCATAGCGATGGCGCCGGTCGGATCGTGGCCGTGGGCGACAGCGTCAATGAAGAACGGATCGGTGAACGGGTCTGGCTCTGGAATGCTGGCTGGAAGCGGGCGCATGGGTCGAATGGAACCCTCATCGCGTTGCATGAAGAACAGGCTGTTTATTTGCCTGAAGAAGCAAGTTTTGAAGACGGTGCATGCCTTGGCATTCCGGCTTTGACGGCACACCGCTGCCTCTTTGCCGATGGTGCGATTGACGGCCAGGATATTCTTGTAACTGGTGGGGCGGGGACCGTTGGTTCTTATGCAATCCAGATGGCCAAACTGCGTGGCGCCAGGGTTTTCACCACCGTGAGTTCTGAGGAAAAAGCCGCCCATGCGAGGCAAATGGGCGCTGATGTTGTCCTGAACTACCGCAGCGAAGATGTTGCGGAAAACATTCTGGAAGCCACCTCGGGCAAGGGGGTTGAGCGGATCGTCGAAGTCGAATTCGGCGGCAATCTTGCGACCTCCCGCAAGGTGTTGGCGCAAAACGGCACCATAGCCGCCTATGGTTCCATGGCGGATCCGGAACCTAAACTCCCCTTTTATCCGATGATGTTCGACGGTCAGACGCTGCGCATGGTTTTGGTTTACATCTTGCCGGAAGCGGCACGGACAGCGGGTGTCGTTGATATCACTGGTTGGCTCACCAACAACGATCTGCAGCACCCGGTCGCGCGCACCTTTTCCCTGGACCAGACTGCCGAAGCCCATGCTTTTGTGGAAGCGGGAACCAAGATCGGCACCACGGTCATTAAGGTGGCCGACATATGA